From the Flavobacterium gyeonganense genome, the window TTTGAATTTCCAGACTACTGTTATCGAATTAACCGGAATGGAAATCGCAAACGCTTCTTTACTTGATGAAGGAACGGCTGCTGCAGAAGCTATGGCGTTATTATTTGACGTTCGTACTCGTGACCAAAAGAAAAACAATACACACAAATTCTTCGTTTCTGAAGAAATTTTACCTCAAACTTTATCTGTACTTCAAACACGTTCAACTCCAATCGGAATTGAATTAGTTATTGGAAACCACGAAACTTTTGATTTCTCAAATGAGTTTTTTGGAGCGATTTTACAATATCCGGGAAAATACGGTCAGGTAAACGATTACAGAGCTTTTGTTGCTAAAGCAAAAGAAAACGAAATAAAAGTGGCTTTTGCTGCTGATATTTTATCATTAGCAACTTTAACTTCTCCGGGAGAAATGGGAGCGGCTGTTGTTGTAGGAACTACTCAGCGTTTTGGTGTTCCAATGGGTTACGGTGGTCCTCACGCTGCATTTTTTGCAACTAAAGATGAATACAAAAGATCTATGCCAGGTCGTATTATCGGAGTTTCTATTGATGTAAATGGAAACCGAGCTTTACGTATGGCCTTGGGAACTCGTGAACAGCATATTAAACGTGAAAAAGCGACTTCAAACATTTGTACGGCTCAGGTTTTATTAGCCGTTATGGCTGGAATGTACGCGGTTTACCACGGACCAAAAGGCTTGAAATATATTGCAAACAAAGTTCATGCATCTGCAGTTACTGTTGCTGAAGCTTTAAATAAATTAGGAGTTTCCCAAACTAACACAGCTTTCTTTGATACTATTTTAGTAAAAGCTGACGCTCAAAAAGTAAAAACTGTTGCAGAGAAAAACAAAGTAAACTTCTTCTATCCTGATGCTGATAGTATTTCGATTTCATTCAACGAAACGACTTCTGTTGCAGACATCAACGAAATTATTGCAATTTTTGCCGAAGCTTTAGGAAAAGAAACTTTCACAGTTTCTGAATTATCAGAAGCAAGTCAATTACCGGCTTCATTAGAAAGAACATCTTCTTTCTTAACGCATGATGTTTTCAACAATCATCATTCGGAAAGTCAGTTAATGCGTTACATCAAAAAATTAGAGCGTAAAGATTTATCATTGAATCACTCAATGATTTCATTAGGTTCTTGTACAATGAAATTAAACGCAGCTTCAGAAATGTTGCCTTTATCAATGCCAAACTGGAACAGCATTCACCCATTTGCACCAGTTGACCAAGTAGAAGGTTACATCACAATGCTTAAAAGATTAGAACAGCAATTGAATGTAATTACTGGTTTTGCCGGAACAACTTTACAGCCAAACTCTGGAGCTCAGGGAGAATATGCTGGTTTAATGGCAATTCGTGCTTACCACATGTCAAGAAACGAAGGGCATCGTAATGTATGTTTGATTCCTTCATCGGCTCACGGAACAAACCCTGCTTCTGCAGCGATGGCTGGAATGAAAATCATAGTTACTAAAACGACTCCAGAAGGCAATATTGATGTAGAAGATTTAAGAGAAAAAGCGATTGAACATAAAGATGATTTATCTTGTTTGATGGTAACGTATCCTTCTACTCACGGCGTTTTTGAATCTTCAATTATTGAAATCACAAAATTAATCCACGATAACGGCGGATTAGTATATATGGACGGTGCCAACATGAACGCACAAGTTGGATTAACAAATCCTGCTACAATTGGTGCTGACGTTTGTCACTTAAACTTACACAAAACTTTCGCTATTCCTCACGGAGGCGGTGGACCTGGAGTTGGACCAATCTGTGTGAACGAAAAATTAGTTCCTTTCTTACCAACAAATCCAATTTTAAATGTTGGCGGTGAGCAGGCAATTACAGCTATTTCTTCTGCACCTTACGGATCTGCTTTAGTTTGTTTAATCTCTTACGGTTATATCACAATGATGGGTGCTGAAGGATTAAAAAGTGCTACAGAACACGCAATCTTGAATGCTAACTATATGAAAGCACGTTTCGAAGGACACTATCCAATTCTTTATACAGGAGAATGCGGAAGAGCAGCGCACGAAATGATTTTAGACTGCCGTTCATTTAAAGAAAACGGAATCGAAGTTGGTGATATCGCAAAACGTTTAATGGATTACGGTTTCCACGCTCCAACGGTTTCTTTCCCGGTTGCAGGAACTTTAATGATCGAGCCTACAGAATCTGAAGATTTAGCAGAATTAGATCGTTTCTGTGATGCGCTTATCTCAATCAGAAAAGAGATTGAAGAAGCAAAAGCGGATGATAAAAACAACGTATTGAAAAATGCACCGCACACATTAGCCATGTTAACTACTGACAACTGGGATTTCCCTTATACAAGAGAAAAAGCAGCTTATCCATTAGATTACATTGCCGAAAATAAATTCTGGCCATCAGTTCGTCGTGTAGACGATGCTTACGGAGACAGAAACTTAGTTTGCAGCTGTGCTCCTATTGAAGCTTATATGGAAAATTAAAAAATAACTCCATTTTAAACAATAAAAATTTAAAAATCCCTTATTAAAGAGCTACTAATCGGTAGCTCTTTTTTGTTAGTGTAATTACTAAGTATCCTCTCTGATAAAATTGACTTTTACTTAAAACACTCATTTTATAGTTATTTCAGCACTAATTACCAATTAATCCTTTTTTCCTATTTGTATTACAATCGGTTGTTGAATTTTTAGTATTTTAATAACACCTAATAGGTTTATGTAGCAAATAAAATAGCTAAAATATTAATAATTAAAAATTTACGATTAAAAAATTTAATATTTTTCTCACAATCGGTTGTTTTTATTATTATATTAGCTAAATATTTAACCTCAAAAACCATTATTATGAAAAAAAGAATCGCATCTTTATTATTAATTAGTGTTTTAACATTTACGAGCTGTTCAAAAGATGAAGAGTCAGCAGTAATTGAAAACACAACTACAGAAAAGGATACAAAACCTACCAATCTTACCGGTAAAGTAAGTTCTAATGCTACTATTGAGCCCGCTAGTGTCCAGCAATACATTAGAGGATTTGGCGGAGCCAACATCAGGGGCTGGGTAGCTGATTTGACTGCAAGTCAAAAAGTTAAAGCTTTCTCAACCACTGAAGGTTTAGGGCTAAGCGTCCTTAGAGTCAGAATTTCTCCTAACAGCTCTGACTGGACAGCAGAAAAAGCAACAATTGATGCGGCTAAATCCTACGGAGCAACCATCATAGCGTCTTCATGGACTGCACCGGCTTCAATGAAAGACAATAACAATCTTGTGGCAGGAAAACTAAAAACGAGTTCTTATGCTGCTTACGCACAACACCTTAAAAATTTCAATACAACTGTAGGAGGAGTTGCAGCAATTAGCCCAATAAATGAACCAAACATTAATGTAAGTTATGAATCAATGGAGTTGACAGCTTCAGAAGTTGCAAATTTTGTTGCTGCCCAGGGAGATAACTGTGGTACTAAAATAATGGCCCCAGAACCTTTTAACATGAATACAACTTATATTAATACTTACCTGAGCAACACAACAGCCAAAAACAAAACCAGTTATATTGCTGGTCACATATACGGCGCAAATCCGACATATGTAAATTTTGGAAAAGAAGTATGGATGACAGAGCATATTACAGACACAAACGATGCTAATATTTGGACAGGTGCTATGAACACTGCTAAAGAAATACACAAGTGTATGGTTGCAGGTTACAGTATGTATACGTGGTGGTATATAAGAAGAAGCTATGGTCTGCTTGATGAAAACGGCAACATTACAAAACGCGGTTACGCAATGGCACATTTCTCCAGATGGATTCGTCCTGGATTTAATAAAGTTAACTGTACAGCAAACCCTTCATCTGGTGTTTATATTACGGCATACAAAAAAGACAATAAATTAGTTATTGTAGCTATAAATGACAATTCCGAAATAACGTATCAGCCTTTTAGTTACAGCAATATATCAATAACAGGGTTTAATCGCTACAAAACAACCAGTTCATCTAATTTAGCAGCTGATAATATTGCTGTTTCCGGCGGTAACTTTGGAATCAATTTGCCTGCATCAAGTATTACAACCTTGATTTCTTACTAATTTTTTCAAATTTACCTAATACATTAAAATGCTTCGATTTGTCGGAGCATTTTTTTATTATAAAGGTTCAAAATTCGTCAAAACTCTTATTTCATTGAAAAATAGACAGTATATTACTAAAAAAATTACTATTCCATAATTATATGCATGCATAATAGTTTTTATAGTTGTAATAATATATTTATTTATAAATTAGCTAAAATTTTGGAAAAAAGAAGTAATGAAAATAAAGATAATAGGTATAGGAAGCTATATTCCGCAAAAAGAAGTTAAGAATACCGATTTTGACAAACATGTTTTTTTAAATGAAGATGGAACTCCTTTTGGATATCCAAACGAAACTGTAATAAGAAAATTCAAAGGCATCACCGGAATAGAAAATCGTCGTTATGCCGAAGATCAGCATATAACTTCTGATTTAGCTTTTTTTGCAGCCGAAAAAGCCATTGCAAATGCTAATATCGACAAAGAGACTTTAGACTATATCATTTTTGCACACAATTTTGGTGATGTCAAATCCGGAACTGTTCAGTCAGATATGATTCCGAGTTTAGCAACCCGTGTGAAACATAAACTGGATATCAAAAACCCAAAATGTGTGGCTTATGATATACTTTTTGGCTGTCCGGGATGGATTGAAGGCGTATTGCAAGCGAATGCTTTCATCAAATCCGGAATGGCAAAAAGAGTTTTGGTTATTGGCGCAGAAACCCTTTCAAGAGTTGTTGACGATCATGACCGTGATTCGATGATTTATTCAGACGGTGCCGGAGCTTCAATTTTAGAAGCCTCAAATGACGAAGCAGGATTATTATCTTACGAAAGTGCCACTTTTGCAAATGATGAAGCCAACTTTCTTTTCTTCGGTAAATCATACAATCCTGATCTGGATCCGGATATAAAATACATCAAAATGTATGGGCGTAAAATTTACGAATTTGCATTAAGCAATGTTCCGTGCGCCATGAAAGACTGTCTGGATAAAAGCGGAATTGCTATCGATGAGGTTAAAAAAATCCTTATCCATCAGGCAAACGAAAAAATGGACGAAGCCATCATTGCACGCTTTTATAAACTATATGACAAAACACCTCCAAAAGACATCATGCCTATGAGTATCCATGATTTAGGAAACAGCAGTGTTGCCACCGTACCAACTTTATACGACCTGTTAATTCAGGGCAAAATCGAAAATCACGAAATTAACAAAGGAGATGTTGTGATTTTTGCTTCGGTTGGAGCAGGAATGAATGTCAATGCATTTGTGTACAGATATTAAATTATAAATAGCTCTTCCGGCTATCCATTACAAGTCCACACTTAAAAAATGTGTTTTTTTTTGCCTTAAAAAAGCTTCTTCCAGTCGCTTCTTTAAACCTGTAAAAACTACACTTTTTAAGTCGTGGGCTTTTCATTTCTATCCGGGCTAAAAAACACCAAAACTAGAAGATATCTTTGTATATTTGCCACCTAATCATAAAATCAAGAACTGGCCCTGCCTGGTTCACATCTATATTATGTACGAAAAAACGTTTCCAAATAAAAGATTCAAACTTACCCTGGAGTTTTTACAAAAACACATCAAAACATCTGAAACAATCCTTGATTTAGGGGTTGAAAATCCGTTTTCAAAAATCATGAAAGAAGCCGGTTTTTCAGTAAAAAATACGACTGGAGAAGATTTAGACCTGAATCAGGAAAGTCTCAAAAATAACAAGACAGACGTGGTAACGGCTTTCGAAATTTTCGAACATTTATTGAATCCGTTTACGATCCTGAAAGAAATCCAATCGGATAAACTTTTGATTTCGATTCCGATGCGCTTATGGTTTTCTCCGGCTTATCGATCTAAAACAGATATGTGGGACAGACATTACCACGAATTTGAAGACTGGCAGCTGGACTGGCTTCTGGAAAAAACCGGCTGGAAAATCATCGACAGACAAAAATGGACCAATCCGGTTAAAAAATTCGGTTTAAGACCATTTTTACGCAGTTTTACAAACAGATATTATATTGTGTACGCAGAAAAAATTCATAATTAATAATTTACAATTGATAATTATTTTATGAAATATTACATCGTCATACCCGCACACAACGAACAGGATTTAATTGGTCTGACTTTACAATCTCTGGTTTCACAAACAGTTTTGCCATCAAAAGTGGTTGTCGTAAATGACAATTCAACAGATAAAACAGAAGAAGTAGTTTTGAGTTTTGCAAAAGAAAATCCGTTTATTTCTGTTGTCAACAAAAGTTCAGATGCGATTCACATGCCGGGGAGTAAAGTCATTCAGGCTTTTCAAAAAGGTTTTGAAACTTTAGATTCACAATATGATATCATTGTAAAAATAGACGGTGATTTAATTTTTCCTCCAAACTATTTCGAAACCATTATTAAACATTTCGAATCCGATTCAAAAGTTGGAATGGCTGGAGGATTTTGTTATATTGAAAAAAACGGTGACTGGGTTTTAGAAAATTTAACTGACAAAGATCATATTCGCGGCGCTTTAAAAGCATACCGTAAAGAAACCTTCAATCAGATTGGAGGATTACGTCCTGCAATGGGCTGGGACACGGTAGATGAATTATTGTGTAAATATTACGGCTGGAAAATTGTAACAGACGAATCGTTACACGTAAAACACTTAAAACCAACCGGTGCCAATTACAACAAAACAGCCCGCTATAAACAAGGCGAAGCTTTTTATACTATAGGTTATGGCTTTTGGATTACAGCTATTGCTTCTGCAAAACTGGCCATGATGAAGAAAAAACCATTTCTTTTTTTAGATTATATCAGAGGTTTCTGGAAGGCAAAAAATGCAAAAACCCCGTTATTGGTTACCCCTGAGCAGGCTAAATTTATAAAAAAGTATCGTTTTCAAAAAATGAAACAAAAGTTAATTTGATTGCGAAAGCAACCGAAAAAGGGAAAGTCATAACCCAAAACTCATAACTTCTTTTTACCTTAGCCAATATTTGTAAAACTATGATGTTAGTTCGTTATTTATCCCAGGTAGGGAAATATTTTTTAATGCTGAAAGAAATTTTCAACAAACAGACTAAATGGTCTGTAATGAAAAAATTAATTTTCAAAGAAATCGACGATTTAATAATTGACTCCCTCGGAATTGTTTGTTTTATCTCTTTCTTCATTGGCGGGGTTGTAGCTATTCAGACTGCTTTAAACTTAACTAATCCGTTAATTCCAAAATATTTAATTGGTTTTGCGACACGTCAGTCTGTAATCCTGGAATTTGCACCTACTTTTATTTCGGTAATTATGGCCGGAAAAATGGGTTCTTATATCACTTCAAGTATTGGAACTATGCGTGTTACCGAACAAATTGATGCTCTTGAAGTTATGGGTGTTAATTCCTTAAACTATCTGGTTTTCCCAAAAATAATAGCTTTATTAATGTATCCGTTTGTTATTGGAATCAGTATGTTTCTGGGAATTTTTGGAGGATGGCTTGCCTGTGCTTATGGAGGATTTTCTACAAGTCAGGATTTTATCCAGGGAGCTCAAATGGAATTTATCCCTTTCCACATTACATATGCTTTTATTAAGACTTTGATTTTTGCGATGTTGTTGGCTACAATTCCATCTTTTCACGGGTATTATATGAAAGGCGGTGCATTAGAAGTTGGTAAGGCAAGTACAGTATCCTTTGTATGGACATCAGTTTGTATCATTCTTCTAAATTATATATTAACTCAATTATTATTAGGATAATGATAGAAGTAAAAAACATAGAAAAATCATTTGGTGAAAGCAAAGTTTTAAAAGGCGTTTCGACAGTTTTTGAAACCGGAAAAACCAACTTAATAATTGGCCAGAGTGGATCCGGAAAAACAGTTTTATTGAAAACCTTATTAGGAATTCACACGCCCGACTCAGGAACAATAGAGTTTGACGGACGTGTGTATTCTGATTTAGATCCGGATGAAAAAAGAGAATTAAGAACCGAAATCGGAATGGTTTTTCAGGGAAGCGCATTATTCGATTCGATGACCGTTGCTGAAAATGTGGCTTTCCCGTTAAGAATGTTCACTAATAATAATAAAGCCCTAATCAAAGAACGTGTTGATTTTGTTTTAGAAAGGGTAAATTTAGTTGATGCACATCAAAAGCTCCCTTCTGAAATTTCAGGGGGTATGCAAAAACGTGTGGCTATTGCGCGTGCCATTGTAAACAATCCCAAATATTTGTTTTGTGATGAGCCAAACTCTGGTCTTGATCCAAATACTTCAACTCTAATTGATAATTTGATTCAGGAAATTACAAAAGAATACAATATTACAACGGTAATCAACACTCACGATATGAACTCTGTAATGGAGATTGGTGAGAATATTGTTTTCTTAAAGAAAGGCCTTAAAGCTTGGCAGGGAACTAAAGAAGAAATCTTTACAACCGAAAATGAGGCAGTTGTTAAATTTGTTTATTCTTCGAATTTATTTAAAAAGGTAAGAGAAGCTTATTTGAAAGGATAAAATCTTTAAAATTCAATCTTTAAAATTCCAAATTCCAATCTTAGTGTAATTGGAATTTGGAATTTCTATATTTGGAATTTAATTTCTCTTTATTGAATATTTATCAGCTCTACTTCAGCATTTGGATTAAAAAGATACAATTTGCCGGTACTAATTTCGAGACATTCAAAACGTTTTGTTCTGACAGCTATTTTCTTGAATATTTTTCCATTTTTAATTCTGAAAACACTGCCATACGGAATTTCAAAAACATAATTTTTATCATTTTCTTTATCATATTGCTTCAAAGCCAATGATAAAGTGGTATCGGTATCACTGCTTGCCGAAGGATTTTTAAAATGTCTCGACAATAAGGGAAGAATCTGATTTGGAAAAATCTCCGGACGAATAAAGGGTATCATTAATCGCTGAAAGGTCAATTTCCATTCATTCCCATGGGGCTTAATATTCCGTCCAAACTTTTCAAAAGCTACTAAATGAGAAATTTCATGGATAAGCGTAATCAAAAAACGATATTTATTTAAACTCGCATTGACTGTTATTTCATGTTTGCCACTTGGTCCTCTCCTGTAATCACCATGGCGTGTCTGACGCTCGTTAACGATTTTAAGATGAACCTGATTGGCAACTATCAAATCGAAAACAGGCTTTACGGCATGTTCGGGGATATATTTGGCTAATGTTTCGCTCAATCTTAGTAAAATGTTTTCTGTTAAAAGTTAGATGTATTTGGAATTTAGGTTTTAAAAATTGGAATTTAATCTACGGATTTGTCGAAGAAACCTCCAGCACCTTTCCATTAAAATATTTATTCCCATTAAGCGTAAAATCATAAATATAAGTTGCCATTCCTTCTGCAGAAATGGGTGCCTGATAACCAGGAAAAGCTTCGTTTAACATTTCAGTCTGAACGGAACCCAATGCGAGAACATTGAATGAAACGCCTTTTTCTTTGTATTCTTCAGCTAATAATTCTGTTAAGGTACCAACAGCCCCTTTGCTTGAACTATAAGCTGCAAGACCTGCAAATTTTAGACTGCCTCTCACTCCGCCAATCGAACTAATGGTTACTACATGACTGCCTTTTTCAAGATATGGCAAACAAATCCGGGTCAGATTAGCTACAGCAAAAACATTCACTTTGTAAATACTTTCAAAATCAGCCTGAGTGGTTTCTTCAAAAGGTTTCAAAAGCAAAGCACCTGCGTTATGCACCACAGCATCTATTTTTTTCCATGTCGAAGAAAGAAAATCGCTTACAATATCGAGTTGTGATTCATCTGCGAGATCAACCGAAAGGCAGGTTACATTTTGGTTTTCTAAAAGAGCCTGTGGAATTTTTCTGGAAATCGCTAAAACATTATGTCCTGCATTGGCAAACTGTAAAGCCAGTTCATAACCAATTCCTCTACTCGTTCCAGTAATAATAATATTTTTCATGCCACAAAAATAATCAAATCTTCTAAAAAGAATCTTTATTTAGTCATTGTAATTTCTTGCGTTGGAGTTGTTGTTATTTGTGTAACCGCCGGCAAAAATTCCTGTATAAATTTAGTGATATGCGGAATATTCATCACCTGAAATTCATCTGACGGATGATGATAAAATTCGAAATTCTCAAAATCAAAAGTACTTATGGACTGACACGGTTTTTTGAATGCTTCATAAAAAGAATAATTATCAGAACGGTAAAAAAGCTCATATTCGGCTTCTTTTGGAAGAAAGCCAATTGTATTCTTTCCGGTGTACTGATTAATGCTTTCGGCCATATTTGATTTATCAAAACCTGTGATATAAGCCAGATAATCGCGTTTCATTGGCACGCCAACCATTTCAATATTGAGCTGGGCGTATAAATTAAAATCTTTCTTTTTAAGCTTTTGCACTAAACTTTTAGATCCTAATAATCCTTTTTCTTCTCCTGAAAAAAACACAAAAAGGATACTTCTTTTATTTAATTTTGTCTTAGCGAAATATTTAGCCATTTCTGCAACTACGGTTACTCCGGAAGCATCATCGTTTGCACCGTTATTGATCACATCATCCTGCTTGTTTTTCAGTAAACCAATATGATCATAATGTGCACTTAAAATCACAAACTCTTTTTTGAGTTCAGGATCGCTTCCTTCTAAATATCCCACAATATTATATGCCGGCGACTTAAAATTCGTAAGCGTATCACGATACGTACTGAAATAAGGCTTTACATTATTCTTTTTAAAAAAATCCTCTAAAAAAACAGCTGCTTTTTCAATCCCCCTCGTTCCTGTCTCTCTTCCTTCGAGTTCATCAGAAGAAAGATATTTTAAAAAATCTGAGACTTCATTCTGTTCAACCAAATAATTGCTTTCAACAGCGGTTTCCTTTGAAGTTTTTTCTCCGACTGATGAAATAGTAGATTTACAGCCTAATAAAATTAAGAAAAGAAGAAAGTATATATTTTTCATAAAAGAAATTTAGATTAGTGTTCTTAAGGCAAAACTTCTGAAAAGTAAAAAAAATAATCGTAAAAAAAACCCTTTCAAAGTTAAAAAAGCCGAAAGGGTTATAATTAAAAAAGAATCCGCTATTCTGAAATAACTGATCTTGAAATCACAATTTTCTGAATCTCTGAAGTTCCTTCGTAAATCTGAGTGATTTTCGCATCACGCATCATACGCTCTACATGATATTCTTTTACATAACCATTTCCACCGTGAATCTGGACTGCTTCTACTGCTGTATCCATTGCCACCTGTGAAGCAAATAATTTAGCCATAGCGCCGCTTACATCGTAATTTTTGTGCTGGTCTTTATCCCATGCTGCTTTCATACATAAATGACGTGCAGCTTCAATATTAACTGCCATATCGGCCAGTTTAAAAGCAATTGCCTGATGATTGCAGATTTCTGTTCCGAAAGCTTTACGCTCTTTGGAATATTTTAAAGCCAGCTCATAAGCCCCTGAAGCGATTCCCAAAGCCTGAGAAGCGATTCCGATACGGCCTCCGGCAAGCGTTTTCATGGCAAATTTAAATCCGAATCCGTCTTCACCGATTCTGTTTTCTTTCGGAACTTTCACATCACTAAACATTAATGAATGTGTATCAGAACCGCGAATCCCCATTTTTTGCTCTTTTGGCCCAACCGAAAACCCCGGCATATCTTTAGTCATAATCAGCACATTTATTCCTTTATGTTTTAATTCAGGATGCGTTTGTGCAATAACTAAATAAACAGAAGCCGTATTCCCGTTTGTAATCCAGTTTTTTGTACCATTTACGAGATAGTGATCGCCCATATCAATAGCGGTTGTTTTTTGCGAAGTGGCGTCACTACCTGCTTCAGGCTCGCTTAAGCAAAATGCCCCATGAATTTCACCCGAAGCCAGACGAGGCAGGTATTTTTGTTTTTGTTCTTCAGTTCCAAATTCCTGCAGTCCCCAGCATACTAAAGAATTATTTACAGACATCACTACTGAAGCAGATGCATCAACTTTAGAAATTTCTTCCATCGCAATTACATATGAAATTGTATCCAGCCCACTTCCTCCGTATTTTGGATCAACCATCATGCCCATGAACCCTAACTCACCCATCTTTTTTACCTGTTCGGTCGGAAAAATTTGCTTTTCGTCTCTTTCAATTACACCCGGCAACAGTTCATTTTGAGCAAAATCTCTTGCAGCCTGCTGTATCATTAAATGCTCTTCTGTTAGATTAAAATCCATAATAGTGGTTCTTTAGTTGTTAAATTGCTTTCATGTGCTCCGTGAAAGAAGCTTTTCAAAGATAAATTTTAAATACCAAATAACAATGCATGCATAGTATTTTAAGTTTTAATCAAAAAATACTATAACGTTTTCGTTTCAACTCTAAACTAAAATTAATAAAACCTAAATATTACAATATATTATTCAAAATTTAAGGGTAAAATTATAGATAGTAAAAATTACAAACTGACCATTTATGGATTTCGCACATGAACAGCTTCTGCACTGCAAATCGACGATAAAAATACTCTTACTAATTTGATTTTTAATTCAATATATTTTTCAAACCAATTGCAATATCATAAAAAACTTGCCGTTTAAAAGACTAATTTTTGCAGATTAACAGTACTTTTGCAAAAAACAAAAACACTAAAAAAAACAATTATTAAGAAAGACTATGAAAAAGATTTTACTATTACTCACGCT encodes:
- a CDS encoding ABC transporter ATP-binding protein translates to MIEVKNIEKSFGESKVLKGVSTVFETGKTNLIIGQSGSGKTVLLKTLLGIHTPDSGTIEFDGRVYSDLDPDEKRELRTEIGMVFQGSALFDSMTVAENVAFPLRMFTNNNKALIKERVDFVLERVNLVDAHQKLPSEISGGMQKRVAIARAIVNNPKYLFCDEPNSGLDPNTSTLIDNLIQEITKEYNITTVINTHDMNSVMEIGENIVFLKKGLKAWQGTKEEIFTTENEAVVKFVYSSNLFKKVREAYLKG
- a CDS encoding MlaE family ABC transporter permease; the protein is MMLVRYLSQVGKYFLMLKEIFNKQTKWSVMKKLIFKEIDDLIIDSLGIVCFISFFIGGVVAIQTALNLTNPLIPKYLIGFATRQSVILEFAPTFISVIMAGKMGSYITSSIGTMRVTEQIDALEVMGVNSLNYLVFPKIIALLMYPFVIGISMFLGIFGGWLACAYGGFSTSQDFIQGAQMEFIPFHITYAFIKTLIFAMLLATIPSFHGYYMKGGALEVGKASTVSFVWTSVCIILLNYILTQLLLG
- a CDS encoding 3-oxoacyl-ACP synthase III family protein, yielding MKIKIIGIGSYIPQKEVKNTDFDKHVFLNEDGTPFGYPNETVIRKFKGITGIENRRYAEDQHITSDLAFFAAEKAIANANIDKETLDYIIFAHNFGDVKSGTVQSDMIPSLATRVKHKLDIKNPKCVAYDILFGCPGWIEGVLQANAFIKSGMAKRVLVIGAETLSRVVDDHDRDSMIYSDGAGASILEASNDEAGLLSYESATFANDEANFLFFGKSYNPDLDPDIKYIKMYGRKIYEFALSNVPCAMKDCLDKSGIAIDEVKKILIHQANEKMDEAIIARFYKLYDKTPPKDIMPMSIHDLGNSSVATVPTLYDLLIQGKIENHEINKGDVVIFASVGAGMNVNAFVYRY
- a CDS encoding glycosyltransferase, producing the protein MKYYIVIPAHNEQDLIGLTLQSLVSQTVLPSKVVVVNDNSTDKTEEVVLSFAKENPFISVVNKSSDAIHMPGSKVIQAFQKGFETLDSQYDIIVKIDGDLIFPPNYFETIIKHFESDSKVGMAGGFCYIEKNGDWVLENLTDKDHIRGALKAYRKETFNQIGGLRPAMGWDTVDELLCKYYGWKIVTDESLHVKHLKPTGANYNKTARYKQGEAFYTIGYGFWITAIASAKLAMMKKKPFLFLDYIRGFWKAKNAKTPLLVTPEQAKFIKKYRFQKMKQKLI
- the gcvP gene encoding aminomethyl-transferring glycine dehydrogenase, with protein sequence MRTDAFALRHIGPRETDLPYMLKTIGVDSIEQLVYETLPDDIRLKAPLNLDPAMTEFEYANHIRDLGKKNRTFKSYIGLGYHPTIVPAPIQRNIFENPGWYTAYTPYQAEIAQGRLEAILNFQTTVIELTGMEIANASLLDEGTAAAEAMALLFDVRTRDQKKNNTHKFFVSEEILPQTLSVLQTRSTPIGIELVIGNHETFDFSNEFFGAILQYPGKYGQVNDYRAFVAKAKENEIKVAFAADILSLATLTSPGEMGAAVVVGTTQRFGVPMGYGGPHAAFFATKDEYKRSMPGRIIGVSIDVNGNRALRMALGTREQHIKREKATSNICTAQVLLAVMAGMYAVYHGPKGLKYIANKVHASAVTVAEALNKLGVSQTNTAFFDTILVKADAQKVKTVAEKNKVNFFYPDADSISISFNETTSVADINEIIAIFAEALGKETFTVSELSEASQLPASLERTSSFLTHDVFNNHHSESQLMRYIKKLERKDLSLNHSMISLGSCTMKLNAASEMLPLSMPNWNSIHPFAPVDQVEGYITMLKRLEQQLNVITGFAGTTLQPNSGAQGEYAGLMAIRAYHMSRNEGHRNVCLIPSSAHGTNPASAAMAGMKIIVTKTTPEGNIDVEDLREKAIEHKDDLSCLMVTYPSTHGVFESSIIEITKLIHDNGGLVYMDGANMNAQVGLTNPATIGADVCHLNLHKTFAIPHGGGGPGVGPICVNEKLVPFLPTNPILNVGGEQAITAISSAPYGSALVCLISYGYITMMGAEGLKSATEHAILNANYMKARFEGHYPILYTGECGRAAHEMILDCRSFKENGIEVGDIAKRLMDYGFHAPTVSFPVAGTLMIEPTESEDLAELDRFCDALISIRKEIEEAKADDKNNVLKNAPHTLAMLTTDNWDFPYTREKAAYPLDYIAENKFWPSVRRVDDAYGDRNLVCSCAPIEAYMEN
- a CDS encoding methyltransferase domain-containing protein, coding for MYEKTFPNKRFKLTLEFLQKHIKTSETILDLGVENPFSKIMKEAGFSVKNTTGEDLDLNQESLKNNKTDVVTAFEIFEHLLNPFTILKEIQSDKLLISIPMRLWFSPAYRSKTDMWDRHYHEFEDWQLDWLLEKTGWKIIDRQKWTNPVKKFGLRPFLRSFTNRYYIVYAEKIHN
- a CDS encoding SDR family NAD(P)-dependent oxidoreductase, which produces MKNIIITGTSRGIGYELALQFANAGHNVLAISRKIPQALLENQNVTCLSVDLADESQLDIVSDFLSSTWKKIDAVVHNAGALLLKPFEETTQADFESIYKVNVFAVANLTRICLPYLEKGSHVVTISSIGGVRGSLKFAGLAAYSSSKGAVGTLTELLAEEYKEKGVSFNVLALGSVQTEMLNEAFPGYQAPISAEGMATYIYDFTLNGNKYFNGKVLEVSSTNP
- a CDS encoding SprT-like domain-containing protein, whose translation is MSETLAKYIPEHAVKPVFDLIVANQVHLKIVNERQTRHGDYRRGPSGKHEITVNASLNKYRFLITLIHEISHLVAFEKFGRNIKPHGNEWKLTFQRLMIPFIRPEIFPNQILPLLSRHFKNPSASSDTDTTLSLALKQYDKENDKNYVFEIPYGSVFRIKNGKIFKKIAVRTKRFECLEISTGKLYLFNPNAEVELINIQ